One Mycolicibacterium fortuitum subsp. fortuitum genomic window carries:
- a CDS encoding inositol monophosphatase family protein: MTDNSFDAPALRAVAEQLATEAAEFVARRRAEVFGAIADSGGAPAPGTVRTKSTPTDPVTIVDTETERWLRERLAVLRPSEAILGEEEGGQQDGRDGLSWVLDPIDGTVNFVYGIPAYAVSVAAQYDGRSVAGAVANVPAGEVYSAALGHGAEVVRAGVRTPLRCSAVEELSMALLGTGFSYDPAQRARQATVLAQLLPEVRDVRRIGSCALDLCMVAAGRLDAYYEEDVQVWDWAAAALIAAEAGATVWLPTAPGAEYAAASAPGIADELRDALAGAGMDL; this comes from the coding sequence GTGACCGACAACAGTTTCGATGCCCCCGCCCTGAGGGCGGTCGCCGAGCAACTCGCCACCGAAGCCGCAGAATTCGTCGCGCGCCGGCGAGCCGAGGTGTTCGGCGCCATTGCCGACTCCGGCGGTGCCCCGGCTCCGGGCACCGTGCGCACCAAGAGCACGCCGACCGACCCAGTCACGATCGTCGACACCGAAACCGAACGGTGGCTGCGCGAGCGGCTGGCGGTGTTGCGGCCGTCAGAGGCGATCCTGGGGGAGGAGGAAGGCGGTCAGCAGGACGGCCGCGACGGACTGAGCTGGGTGCTCGACCCGATCGACGGCACCGTCAACTTCGTCTACGGCATCCCGGCGTATGCGGTGTCGGTGGCCGCCCAGTACGACGGCCGGTCGGTGGCCGGAGCGGTGGCGAATGTCCCTGCCGGCGAGGTGTACTCGGCCGCCCTGGGCCACGGCGCAGAGGTGGTGCGGGCCGGAGTGCGGACCCCGCTGCGGTGCAGTGCTGTCGAGGAGTTGTCGATGGCGTTGCTGGGCACGGGGTTCTCCTACGATCCCGCCCAGCGTGCGCGGCAGGCCACCGTGCTGGCACAGCTGCTGCCAGAGGTGCGCGATGTGCGCCGGATCGGCTCGTGTGCGCTCGACCTGTGCATGGTCGCGGCGGGCCGATTGGACGCCTATTACGAAGAGGATGTCCAGGTCTGGGACTGGGCCGCGGCGGCGTTGATCGCGGCCGAGGCCGGCGCCACCGTGTGGCTGCCGACGGCTCCCGGCGCCGAATACGCGGCGGCCTCGGCGCCGGGAATCGCCGACGAGTTGCGCGACGCGCTAGCAGGCGCCGGTATGGATCTTTGA
- a CDS encoding OB-fold nucleic acid binding domain-containing protein gives MATAEGYLRRLTRRLTEDPEQLDVEELSDEAANTGALRAIDAQRGQEVTMVGTLRSVECNGKGCSGGIKAELFDGTDTVLLVWLGQRRIPGIEPGCTLRVHGRVGKLENGAKAIYNPRYEIQK, from the coding sequence ATGGCTACGGCCGAAGGGTATCTGCGCCGGCTCACACGACGCCTGACGGAAGACCCCGAACAGCTTGATGTCGAAGAGCTCAGCGATGAGGCAGCCAATACCGGCGCCCTGAGGGCGATCGACGCCCAGCGCGGCCAGGAAGTGACGATGGTCGGCACCCTGCGCAGCGTGGAATGTAACGGCAAGGGGTGTTCCGGCGGCATCAAGGCCGAGTTGTTCGACGGCACCGACACGGTGTTGTTGGTGTGGCTGGGGCAGCGCCGCATTCCAGGTATCGAACCCGGTTGCACCCTGCGGGTGCACGGTCGGGTGGGCAAGCTGGAGAACGGCGCCAAGGCGATTTACAACCCCCGCTACGAAATTCAGAAGTGA
- the dut gene encoding dUTP diphosphatase, with the protein MSTSLAVVRLDRELPMPSRAHDGDAGVDLYSARDVELAPGQRELVPTGVAVAIPHGMVGLIHPRSGLAARVGLSIVNSPGTVDAGYRGEIKVSLINLDPDTPIVIKRGDRIAQLLVQRVELPELVEVTSFDEAGLADTSRGDGGHGSSGGHASL; encoded by the coding sequence GTGTCCACCTCTCTGGCGGTCGTCCGATTGGACCGCGAACTACCGATGCCCAGCCGGGCGCACGATGGGGACGCGGGCGTAGACCTCTACAGCGCGCGCGATGTCGAACTGGCGCCCGGGCAGCGAGAGCTCGTGCCCACCGGCGTCGCCGTGGCCATCCCGCATGGAATGGTGGGGTTGATCCACCCGCGTTCGGGTTTGGCTGCACGCGTGGGCCTTTCGATCGTCAACAGCCCGGGCACCGTAGATGCCGGCTATCGAGGCGAGATCAAGGTCTCACTGATCAACCTCGATCCCGACACTCCGATCGTGATCAAACGGGGTGACCGGATTGCCCAGCTGTTGGTTCAGCGGGTAGAACTGCCCGAGTTGGTCGAGGTGACCTCCTTCGACGAGGCCGGCCTGGCTGACACCTCCCGTGGCGACGGCGGCCACGGTTCCTCCGGCGGACATGCGAGTTTGTGA
- a CDS encoding DUF4193 domain-containing protein — translation MATDYDAPRRSEADEVSEDSLEELKARRNEAQSAVVDVDESETAESFELPGADLSGEELSVRVVPKQADEFTCSSCFLVHHRSRLASEKNGVMICTDCAA, via the coding sequence ATGGCTACCGACTACGACGCACCGCGGCGTTCCGAAGCAGACGAGGTGTCTGAGGACTCGCTCGAGGAGCTCAAGGCGCGTCGCAACGAGGCGCAGTCCGCGGTGGTGGATGTCGACGAATCGGAAACGGCCGAGTCGTTCGAGCTGCCGGGCGCGGATCTGTCCGGCGAGGAATTGTCGGTACGGGTGGTCCCGAAGCAGGCCGACGAATTCACCTGCTCCAGTTGCTTCCTGGTGCATCACCGCAGCCGGCTGGCAAGCGAGAAGAACGGCGTGATGATCTGCACGGACTGCGCCGCCTGA
- a CDS encoding potassium channel family protein, producing MKVAIAGAGAVGRSIARELLENNHDVTLLERNPSHIDVDAIPAAHWRLGDACELTVMESVKLEEFDVVIAATGDDKVNVVVSLLAKTEFAVPRVVARVNDPRNEWLFDENWGVDVAVSTPRMLASLVEEAVAVGDLVRLMEFRKGQANLVEITLPDDTPWGGKPVKRLDLPRDTALVTILRGSRVIVPESDEPLEGGDELLFVAVTESEDDLRALLLRQAPR from the coding sequence ATGAAAGTTGCCATCGCCGGGGCCGGGGCCGTAGGCCGTTCCATCGCCCGAGAGTTGCTTGAGAACAACCACGACGTGACGCTGCTGGAGCGCAACCCCAGCCACATCGACGTGGACGCCATCCCGGCCGCGCACTGGCGGCTGGGTGATGCCTGTGAGCTGACCGTGATGGAGTCGGTCAAGCTCGAGGAGTTCGACGTGGTGATCGCCGCGACCGGTGACGACAAGGTCAATGTCGTGGTGAGCCTGTTGGCCAAGACCGAATTCGCGGTCCCGCGGGTGGTGGCCCGGGTCAACGATCCCCGCAACGAGTGGCTGTTCGACGAGAACTGGGGTGTGGACGTGGCGGTGTCGACGCCGCGCATGCTCGCCTCACTCGTCGAGGAGGCTGTCGCGGTCGGCGACTTGGTACGTCTGATGGAGTTCCGCAAGGGCCAGGCCAACCTGGTCGAGATCACGCTGCCCGACGACACGCCGTGGGGCGGCAAGCCCGTCAAACGCCTCGACCTGCCCCGCGACACCGCACTTGTCACGATCCTGCGCGGGTCCAGGGTGATCGTGCCCGAATCCGATGAACCGCTCGAAGGTGGAGACGAGTTGTTGTTCGTCGCCGTCACCGAGTCCGAGGACGATCTGCGCGCCCTGCTGCTGCGCCAGGCCCCGCGCTGA
- a CDS encoding alpha/beta fold hydrolase: MSVILRGVPTVLLPGTGSDDNYVYRAFSDALHDAGALVVTPPPTPERLVEGYLEALDDAARSGPIAVGGVSIGAVVSVRWALDHPGGTVAVLAALPPWTGTSAHAPAALLARQSADLLRRDGLAATVAQMRASSPPWLADELARSWVGQWPALPDAMEEAAGYRAPGCAELEQLSVPMGVAVATDDPVHPAEVGYEWVTAAPQAALRSVTLEQMGLDTGVLGAACVAALHDAASDTLAS, translated from the coding sequence ATGAGCGTCATTCTGCGCGGTGTGCCAACCGTTCTGCTGCCCGGCACCGGGTCCGACGACAACTACGTCTACCGGGCATTTTCCGATGCGCTGCACGACGCGGGCGCACTGGTGGTAACCCCGCCGCCGACACCGGAGCGGCTCGTCGAGGGCTATCTGGAGGCGTTGGACGACGCCGCCCGGTCGGGCCCGATCGCGGTCGGCGGGGTGTCCATCGGCGCTGTCGTGTCGGTGCGGTGGGCACTGGACCATCCCGGCGGGACGGTAGCGGTGCTGGCCGCCCTGCCGCCGTGGACCGGTACCTCTGCACACGCCCCCGCCGCACTGCTGGCCCGGCAGTCGGCGGACCTGCTTCGCCGCGACGGACTGGCCGCCACAGTGGCGCAGATGCGGGCCTCCAGCCCGCCGTGGCTGGCCGACGAGCTGGCCCGCTCGTGGGTGGGCCAGTGGCCGGCCCTGCCTGATGCGATGGAGGAAGCGGCCGGTTACCGCGCACCCGGCTGTGCCGAGCTCGAACAGCTCAGCGTGCCGATGGGCGTCGCGGTAGCCACCGATGACCCGGTACATCCGGCCGAGGTCGGCTACGAATGGGTCACCGCAGCGCCGCAGGCAGCGCTGCGGTCGGTCACGCTCGAGCAGATGGGACTGGACACCGGTGTGCTCGGCGCCGCGTGTGTGGCGGCCCTGCACGACGCCGCGAGCGACACCTTGGCCAGCTGA
- the cei gene encoding envelope integrity protein Cei — MVAQITDGTAFDRHGRPFRRRSFVPGIVLFAVLTVVTMVVWIIALNQPADVHEATVCNNPPPATDPAAPKLGEQVAFSAMTDVTPAPLAETRIRVLNASGQGGQAGEVAGALRDLGFAQPEAANDPIYSNTRLECQGQIRFGPSGRSAAAAVWLVAPCTELFQDERPDATVDLALGTEFNELASNDDIKAVLASLRPDATAPSDSALLSKIHTGAC; from the coding sequence GTGGTCGCGCAAATCACCGATGGCACCGCCTTCGACCGGCACGGTCGGCCCTTCCGTCGGCGCAGTTTCGTTCCCGGCATCGTGCTGTTCGCCGTACTCACCGTGGTGACGATGGTCGTCTGGATCATCGCGCTCAACCAACCGGCCGATGTGCACGAGGCCACGGTGTGCAACAACCCGCCTCCGGCCACCGACCCCGCAGCCCCCAAGCTCGGCGAACAGGTGGCATTCTCGGCGATGACCGACGTCACGCCCGCGCCGCTGGCCGAGACCAGGATCCGGGTGCTCAACGCCAGCGGCCAGGGCGGGCAGGCCGGCGAGGTGGCCGGTGCGCTGCGCGACCTCGGCTTCGCGCAACCCGAGGCCGCCAACGATCCGATCTACTCCAATACGCGGCTGGAATGCCAGGGCCAGATCCGGTTCGGCCCCTCTGGCCGTTCAGCTGCTGCGGCGGTGTGGCTGGTCGCCCCGTGCACCGAGCTGTTCCAGGATGAAAGGCCGGACGCCACAGTCGATCTGGCGCTCGGCACGGAGTTCAACGAGCTCGCCAGCAACGACGACATCAAGGCCGTGCTGGCCAGCCTGCGGCCCGATGCCACGGCGCCGTCGGATTCCGCGCTGCTGTCAAAGATCCATACCGGCGCCTGCTAG
- the ppgK gene encoding polyphosphate--glucose phosphotransferase produces the protein MTAPDVPTADPVPTAGRQRRGFGVDVGGSGIKGGIVDLDTGQLIGERFKLDTPQPATPEAVAKTVAAVVAEFGWTGSVGVTYPGVVTEGIVRTAANVDKGWIGVNAAEVIGNALGGLPVRVLNDADAAGLAEEHYGAGKDNTGVVVLLTFGTGIGSAVIHNGVLLPNTEFGHLQVDGKEAEHRAASSVKERKDWSYARWSEEVNKVLVTIENAIWPDLFIAGGGISRKADKWLPLLKIRTPIVPAALLNTAGIVGAAMASQIAGATDPQATSG, from the coding sequence ATGACCGCACCCGACGTGCCCACGGCAGATCCGGTTCCCACCGCAGGGCGGCAGCGCCGCGGGTTCGGCGTCGACGTCGGCGGCAGCGGGATCAAGGGCGGCATCGTCGACCTCGACACCGGGCAGCTCATCGGTGAGCGTTTCAAGCTCGACACGCCGCAACCGGCGACGCCGGAGGCCGTGGCGAAAACAGTCGCTGCCGTGGTTGCCGAGTTCGGCTGGACCGGCAGTGTGGGTGTCACGTACCCAGGGGTGGTCACCGAGGGCATCGTGCGGACTGCGGCCAATGTGGACAAGGGTTGGATCGGCGTCAACGCCGCCGAGGTGATCGGTAACGCACTCGGTGGTCTGCCGGTGAGGGTGCTCAACGACGCAGACGCCGCAGGGCTGGCCGAGGAGCATTACGGGGCGGGCAAGGACAACACCGGCGTGGTCGTCCTGCTCACGTTCGGCACCGGGATCGGTTCGGCGGTGATCCACAACGGTGTGTTGTTGCCCAACACCGAATTTGGCCACCTGCAGGTGGACGGCAAGGAGGCCGAGCATCGGGCCGCATCCTCGGTCAAGGAACGTAAGGATTGGAGTTACGCGCGCTGGAGCGAAGAGGTGAACAAAGTACTGGTGACGATCGAGAATGCGATCTGGCCGGATCTGTTCATCGCGGGAGGCGGCATCAGCCGGAAGGCCGACAAATGGCTGCCGCTGCTGAAGATCCGCACCCCGATCGTGCCTGCGGCATTGCTCAACACCGCGGGCATCGTGGGCGCCGCCATGGCCAGCCAGATCGCGGGAGCGACCGACCCGCAAGCTACCAGTGGGTAA
- a CDS encoding potassium channel family protein, which yields MRVVVMGCGRVGASLADSLARIGHEVAVIDRDSTAFHRLAPEFAGERVLGMGFDRDVLLRAGIEEAGAFAAVSSGDNSNIISARVARETFGVERVVARIYDAKRAAVYERLGIPTVATVPWTTDRLLNVLTRETETTKWRDPSGNVGVAELPLHQNWAGHLVTDLEAATGGRVAFMIRFGNGYLPEPKTVIQAGDQVYMAAVSGHIAEALAIAALPPSEDVESH from the coding sequence GTGCGTGTAGTGGTCATGGGGTGCGGCCGGGTGGGCGCCTCCCTCGCAGACAGCCTGGCCAGGATCGGCCATGAGGTCGCGGTCATCGACCGTGACAGCACCGCATTCCACCGGCTCGCGCCGGAGTTCGCCGGTGAACGCGTCCTAGGTATGGGCTTCGATCGCGACGTGCTGTTGCGCGCCGGTATCGAGGAGGCCGGCGCGTTCGCCGCCGTGTCCTCGGGCGACAACTCCAACATCATCTCGGCCCGGGTGGCCCGCGAGACGTTCGGTGTCGAGCGTGTGGTCGCGCGGATCTACGACGCCAAGCGCGCCGCGGTCTACGAACGTCTGGGTATCCCGACCGTGGCCACGGTCCCGTGGACCACCGACCGGCTGCTCAACGTGCTGACCCGCGAGACCGAGACCACCAAGTGGCGCGACCCGTCGGGCAACGTGGGCGTGGCCGAACTGCCGTTGCACCAGAATTGGGCCGGACATCTGGTGACCGACCTGGAGGCTGCCACGGGCGGCCGGGTGGCCTTCATGATCCGGTTCGGCAATGGCTACCTGCCTGAGCCCAAGACCGTGATCCAGGCCGGCGATCAGGTGTACATGGCGGCGGTCTCCGGACACATCGCCGAGGCGCTGGCCATCGCGGCACTGCCGCCGAGCGAGGACGTGGAGTCCCACTGA
- a CDS encoding DUF3093 domain-containing protein translates to MSDTRATTQSVHYRERLWVPWWWSLPAAVLAGVIAFEIGLAAPAIPVWLPYVLLFGVAAAVLMWFSKTELKVVRDSGGDAELWVGDAHLPTSVISRSAEVPRSAKSAALGRQLDPAAYVVHRAWVGPMVLVVLDDPDDPTPYWLVSSRHPDRVLAALRG, encoded by the coding sequence GTGTCAGACACGCGCGCAACCACCCAAAGCGTTCACTACCGCGAACGTCTGTGGGTGCCCTGGTGGTGGTCTCTGCCCGCTGCGGTGCTGGCAGGAGTCATCGCATTCGAGATCGGACTGGCCGCTCCGGCGATTCCGGTGTGGTTGCCGTACGTACTGCTGTTCGGCGTGGCGGCAGCCGTGCTGATGTGGTTCAGCAAGACCGAGTTGAAGGTGGTGCGGGACAGCGGCGGCGACGCCGAGTTGTGGGTCGGCGACGCACACCTCCCGACGAGCGTCATCTCGCGGTCCGCGGAGGTGCCGCGGTCGGCCAAGTCGGCGGCACTGGGTCGCCAGCTCGATCCCGCTGCCTACGTCGTGCACCGGGCCTGGGTCGGCCCGATGGTCCTGGTGGTGCTCGACGATCCGGATGACCCCACCCCGTACTGGCTGGTCAGTTCGAGGCATCCGGATCGGGTCCTGGCTGCGCTCCGCGGCTGA
- a CDS encoding DUF3159 domain-containing protein: MGGISGLIYSSLPVVVFVPVSTAFGLMPAIGAALGVATLILIWRLFRRESVQPAVSGFFAVGISALIAYVVGESKGYFLLGIWSSLVYAVLFGISVIIRRPVVGYIWGWVNTHDRAWRDVRGAVMAFDIATVTWVAVFGSRFLVQQYLYDSDETGWLGFARIAMGWPLTAVAALVTYLAIRAAQRAIHEQDAVSNAEDSSD; encoded by the coding sequence ATGGGCGGCATCAGCGGCCTGATCTATTCGTCGCTGCCGGTGGTGGTGTTCGTCCCGGTGTCCACGGCGTTCGGGCTGATGCCCGCGATCGGCGCTGCTCTGGGCGTGGCGACATTGATCCTCATCTGGCGGTTGTTCCGCCGCGAATCCGTTCAGCCCGCGGTGTCGGGATTCTTCGCGGTGGGCATCAGCGCCCTGATCGCCTACGTGGTAGGGGAGTCGAAAGGCTATTTCCTGCTTGGCATCTGGAGCTCGCTGGTGTACGCCGTGCTGTTCGGGATATCGGTGATCATCCGCCGCCCGGTGGTCGGTTACATCTGGGGTTGGGTCAACACCCACGACCGGGCGTGGCGCGACGTGCGCGGGGCGGTGATGGCGTTCGACATCGCCACGGTGACCTGGGTGGCGGTGTTCGGCTCCCGGTTCCTGGTTCAGCAGTACCTGTACGACTCCGACGAGACCGGATGGCTGGGCTTCGCCCGTATCGCGATGGGCTGGCCGTTGACCGCTGTGGCGGCGTTGGTGACGTACCTGGCCATCCGGGCCGCGCAGCGCGCCATCCACGAGCAGGACGCGGTCTCCAACGCCGAGGACAGCTCCGACTGA
- a CDS encoding DUF3710 domain-containing protein, whose product MAFGKRKNNEAADEQVVEQAAAGPAAEDQAEDWADDDQGPFDIEDFDDPAVAVQGRLDLGSVLIPMPDGGQVQVELNEAGAPSAVWVVTPNGRFTIAAYAAPKSAGLWREVAGELAESLRKDASSVAIQDGPWGREVVGTGNGGVVRFIGVDGYRWMVRCVVNGAPETIDALAAEARASLADSVIRRGDTPLPVRTPLQVELPEPMAAQLRAAAQQAAMQQAAQQLAAASQPAPQDQPPAEPVARRSVQGSAMQQLRTITGG is encoded by the coding sequence ATGGCATTCGGAAAACGTAAGAACAACGAAGCGGCTGACGAGCAGGTTGTCGAGCAGGCGGCAGCCGGGCCGGCGGCCGAAGACCAGGCAGAAGACTGGGCCGACGACGATCAGGGTCCCTTCGATATCGAAGACTTCGACGACCCGGCTGTCGCCGTGCAGGGGCGTCTGGACCTCGGGTCGGTGCTGATCCCCATGCCCGACGGCGGCCAGGTCCAGGTCGAGCTCAACGAGGCCGGTGCGCCCAGCGCGGTGTGGGTGGTCACGCCCAACGGCCGTTTCACCATCGCCGCCTACGCCGCCCCCAAGAGCGCCGGCCTGTGGCGTGAGGTGGCCGGCGAGCTCGCCGAATCGCTGCGCAAGGACGCCAGCTCGGTGGCCATCCAGGACGGCCCGTGGGGCCGGGAGGTGGTCGGTACGGGCAACGGCGGCGTCGTGCGCTTCATCGGCGTCGACGGCTACCGCTGGATGGTGCGCTGCGTCGTCAACGGCGCTCCGGAAACCATCGACGCGCTGGCCGCCGAGGCGCGGGCTTCGTTGGCCGACAGCGTGATTCGCCGCGGGGACACACCGCTGCCGGTACGCACGCCGTTGCAGGTGGAGCTGCCCGAGCCGATGGCCGCCCAACTGAGGGCTGCCGCCCAACAAGCCGCCATGCAGCAGGCCGCCCAGCAGCTCGCCGCTGCTTCGCAGCCCGCGCCGCAGGACCAGCCGCCGGCCGAGCCGGTGGCGCGACGCAGCGTGCAGGGCTCGGCGATGCAGCAGCTGCGCACCATCACCGGCGGCTGA